A genomic segment from Candidatus Thermoplasmatota archaeon encodes:
- a CDS encoding HRDC domain-containing protein, whose protein sequence is MPSAPVRLPPGDALVEALATYRREAARRLGAPPWRVLPNATLLAIARERPRTRADLAGIPGLGPVRRRRHARAILAIVARRR, encoded by the coding sequence ATGCCCTCCGCTCCCGTCCGCCTCCCCCCGGGCGATGCGCTCGTTGAGGCCCTCGCGACCTATCGCCGCGAAGCCGCGCGCCGTCTCGGCGCGCCGCCCTGGCGGGTCCTCCCGAACGCGACCCTCCTCGCGATCGCGCGCGAGCGCCCGCGAACGCGCGCGGACCTCGCGGGCATCCCGGGCCTCGGCCCGGTGCGCCGACGGCGCCACGCGCGGGCGATCCTCGCGATCGTGGCGCGGCGGCGGTGA
- a CDS encoding uracil-DNA glycosylase, which yields MRSILPAPMPPGCAKCALAETRTHIVVSRGRADRPRLLVVGEAPGAEEDASGRPFVGRSGRLLDRWLAAWGLDENDVLVTNVVRCRPPGNRKPTPDEQAACGAHLLHLLQEARPAAVLALGRTAERWLRAQGVEPLFIYHPSYYLRGYRRWEGDVAALAARLPAPRSEG from the coding sequence GTGCGGTCCATCCTTCCCGCGCCGATGCCTCCCGGCTGCGCGAAATGCGCCCTCGCGGAGACGCGGACCCACATCGTCGTCTCGCGCGGCCGCGCGGACCGGCCGCGGCTCCTCGTCGTGGGGGAGGCGCCGGGGGCCGAGGAGGACGCCTCGGGCAGGCCGTTCGTGGGGCGAAGCGGCCGCCTTCTCGATCGCTGGCTCGCGGCGTGGGGGCTCGACGAGAACGACGTCCTCGTCACGAACGTGGTGCGATGCCGGCCGCCCGGAAACCGCAAACCCACGCCGGACGAGCAGGCGGCGTGCGGCGCCCACCTCCTCCATCTGCTTCAAGAGGCGCGACCCGCGGCCGTCCTCGCGCTCGGGCGCACGGCCGAGCGGTGGCTGCGCGCGCAAGGCGTCGAGCCGCTGTTCATCTATCACCCGAGCTACTACCTGCGCGGCTACCGCAGGTGGGAGGGCGACGTCGCCGCCCTCGCGGCCCGTCTCCCCGCGCCCCGGTCAGAAGGTTGA
- a CDS encoding PAC2 family protein, whose protein sequence is MSVDVPQFHPALGARIRGKPVVAGFPGPGLAGGIALEELFQALDPTPVAALRWESLAPHALVASGRASWPIVLADTGSVVLLKAETDVPGVLAHGFARGVLGALAEAGARELVVLEGLTVDLVSPPEGESKPEAWYVASDGGLAGRFAAADLKPLEDGVLGGVPGACLLWGPELGMPVGAIVGPTHPALPDPRAASALLAPLERLYGLPIDVAHLRERADELAEEFTRLARRLDGDSLEAGMYT, encoded by the coding sequence ATGAGCGTGGACGTCCCTCAATTCCATCCCGCGCTCGGGGCGCGCATCCGCGGCAAGCCGGTGGTCGCAGGCTTCCCGGGACCCGGTCTTGCAGGCGGCATCGCGCTCGAGGAACTCTTCCAGGCGCTCGATCCGACGCCCGTCGCGGCCCTACGATGGGAAAGCCTCGCGCCGCACGCGCTCGTCGCGTCCGGCCGCGCTTCGTGGCCCATCGTGCTCGCGGACACGGGGTCCGTCGTGCTCCTCAAGGCCGAAACCGACGTGCCGGGGGTCCTCGCGCACGGGTTCGCGCGCGGCGTGCTCGGGGCGCTCGCCGAAGCGGGCGCGCGGGAGCTCGTCGTCCTCGAGGGGCTCACGGTGGACCTCGTCTCGCCTCCCGAAGGCGAGTCGAAGCCGGAGGCCTGGTACGTCGCGTCCGACGGCGGCCTCGCGGGCCGCTTCGCCGCCGCCGACCTGAAACCGCTCGAGGACGGCGTCCTCGGCGGCGTGCCGGGCGCGTGCCTTCTCTGGGGCCCCGAACTCGGGATGCCGGTCGGCGCCATCGTGGGGCCCACGCATCCCGCGCTCCCGGACCCTCGCGCGGCGAGCGCGCTCCTTGCTCCGCTCGAGCGACTCTATGGATTGCCCATCGACGTCGCGCACCTGCGGGAGCGCGCCGACGAGCTCGCGGAGGAGTTCACGCGCCTTGCGCGCCGCCTCGACGGGGACAGCCTCGAGGCCGGGATGTACACCTGA
- the mtnA gene encoding S-methyl-5-thioribose-1-phosphate isomerase: MRIVVNGHPREARAVQWEDDAVLAVDQRMLPDRVALARLETVDAVADAIRTMIVRGAPTIGATAAYGMALAAIAGEDLAASRAKLAASRPTARDLFAALAHMDLALAHGRDPLAAASGYADDVVARCVAIGEHGLDAIPDGARVLTHCHAGALAAVDVGTALAPIRLAHASGRHVFAWVDETRPRLQGRITAWELAGEGIPHALIADNAAGHFMARGEVDVVIVGADRIAANGDVANKIGTYTKAVLAQRHGIPFYVAAPRTTFDAATRTGADIPIEERDAGELGGGTARNPAFDVTPAGLVTGYVTEAGILRPEDLKRSTGLAAAWTREP, translated from the coding sequence GTGCGCATCGTGGTGAACGGCCATCCGCGCGAGGCGCGGGCCGTGCAGTGGGAGGACGACGCCGTTCTCGCGGTCGACCAGCGTATGCTTCCGGACCGCGTCGCGCTCGCGCGCCTCGAAACCGTCGACGCCGTCGCGGACGCGATCCGGACGATGATCGTGCGGGGCGCGCCCACGATCGGCGCGACCGCCGCCTACGGGATGGCCCTCGCGGCGATCGCGGGCGAGGACCTCGCGGCGTCGCGCGCGAAGCTCGCGGCCTCGCGGCCGACGGCGCGCGATCTCTTCGCGGCGCTTGCCCACATGGACCTGGCCCTCGCCCACGGGCGCGATCCGCTCGCGGCGGCCTCGGGCTACGCCGACGACGTGGTCGCGCGCTGCGTCGCGATCGGCGAACACGGCCTCGACGCGATTCCCGACGGGGCACGCGTCCTGACGCATTGCCACGCCGGCGCGCTCGCGGCCGTGGACGTCGGGACCGCCCTCGCGCCGATCCGTCTCGCGCACGCGTCGGGCCGTCACGTCTTCGCCTGGGTGGACGAGACGCGGCCGCGCCTGCAGGGCCGCATCACCGCGTGGGAGCTTGCGGGCGAAGGCATTCCCCACGCGCTCATCGCCGACAATGCGGCGGGCCACTTCATGGCGCGCGGCGAGGTGGACGTGGTGATCGTGGGCGCGGACCGCATCGCCGCGAACGGCGACGTCGCGAACAAGATCGGCACCTACACGAAGGCGGTCCTCGCGCAGCGCCACGGGATCCCGTTCTACGTGGCGGCGCCGCGGACCACGTTCGACGCCGCGACCCGGACGGGCGCGGACATCCCGATCGAGGAGCGCGACGCCGGGGAGCTCGGCGGCGGGACCGCGCGCAACCCGGCGTTCGACGTGACCCCCGCGGGCCTCGTCACCGGCTACGTCACGGAGGCGGGGATCCTCCGACCCGAAGATTTAAAGAGATCCACGGGCTTGGCCGCCGCATGGACCAGGGAACCGTGA
- a CDS encoding Ku protein — MPQTVWKGSVGFGLVSLPVRMHTSTRPKGVSFRLLHAEDHAPVKNRRVCSADGKALESEEIVRGADLGGGRYVELTDEELEAITPASSSLIDVREFVDAGAIDPVYHERTYVLTPQAGGEKVYELLRRVLARENRAAIGLATLREREHLIAIRATEDGLFADILRFADEVADLPKVESQAEISDEEEELAEMIVGRMTKGFDPSKYKDSYESRVRSLIDAKISGGAVPVEAAPAAPRPTADLVAALRETLASAESGEHARSVH; from the coding sequence ATGCCCCAGACCGTCTGGAAGGGTAGCGTGGGCTTCGGCCTCGTGAGCCTGCCCGTCCGCATGCACACGAGCACGCGCCCGAAGGGGGTCTCGTTCCGACTGCTGCACGCCGAGGACCACGCGCCCGTGAAGAACAGGCGCGTCTGCTCAGCCGACGGGAAGGCGCTCGAAAGCGAGGAGATCGTGCGCGGCGCGGACCTCGGCGGCGGGCGCTACGTCGAGCTCACCGACGAGGAGCTGGAGGCGATCACGCCGGCTTCCTCGAGCCTCATCGACGTCCGCGAGTTCGTCGACGCGGGCGCGATCGACCCGGTCTACCACGAACGGACGTACGTCCTCACGCCCCAGGCGGGGGGCGAGAAGGTGTACGAGCTGCTCCGGCGCGTCCTCGCGCGCGAGAATCGCGCGGCGATCGGTCTGGCCACCCTGCGCGAGCGCGAGCATCTCATCGCGATCCGGGCGACCGAGGACGGTCTTTTCGCGGACATCCTCCGGTTCGCGGACGAGGTCGCCGATCTGCCGAAGGTCGAAAGCCAGGCGGAGATCAGCGACGAGGAGGAGGAGCTTGCCGAGATGATCGTCGGCCGCATGACGAAAGGATTCGATCCCTCGAAGTACAAGGATTCCTACGAATCGCGCGTCCGCAGCCTCATCGACGCCAAGATCTCGGGCGGGGCCGTTCCCGTGGAGGCCGCGCCCGCGGCTCCCCGGCCCACCGCGGATCTCGTCGCGGCGCTGCGCGAGACGCTCGCGTCGGCCGAGAGCGGGGAGCATGCCCGTTCCGTTCATTAA